The segment AACATGACAAAAGTTCATAACCTAAAAACATCACCAAGGTGCATTAGCCTCTTTACAAAACACCAATTCAAGCTTCTCACCTttcatcttcaaactttcaatCTCAAAATCAAGATTCTTGATCACTTCTTTCACCCTCAAAAGCTTTTCATTAAAAACCCTAAATTCCTCTTTAGCTTTCATTTGTTCATTCCTCTTCACTTCCAAAACCTCACTTGATTCAAACAATAACCCGACAAGTTTCCCAATTCGCCCTCTCAAAAAACCAACTTTCATACCCACTTCTTCAAATGCCTTCAAAGTTTTATCCCATGTTTCAAAATCATCACGTGAAGTAGTCACTTTACACGCTTTAATAGCATCAGAAACAGTAACAGTTTCAAGAATTATTCCAACTGCTAGTTTCACATTCAAACCTTTTAGTAAGTTTTCATGAAGATACATGTTTTGACTACAACATAAATCATAGTATTTGATTTGAAAATGCTTTGGAATTTCAGAATCTATGACTAAATCATCCACCACAATATTGAAATCTTTGATGCTTTTAATGTTCTTGAATTCAACAACAGATTGTGAGAATCTTAACCCTTCAGAGGCTTCTGATTGGTTAAACACCACCAAACTTCTGTCTtgatccatatcttcttcatctcTTTCTCTTTCAATTTGAGCTTTattaagaaaaaagaaaagataagctttgaccatggttgacttgAGAAAATGTGTAGAGAAAGAAACTTACATAAATTCATGCCACAAGGAACTAAATTTAGAAGGCCAAGAGCTCCATCGATTTCATTTAGACCATTTACCCTTGCAATATAGACCTAAAACGGATGAATTTGATAAATTAAAAGCTTTAGATAAAGAAAGTTATTGCGTTCACTTGATCATTGTAATTGTATACCTTAAATTTCCAATTTTTAATCAATTGGAAAACAAGAGCATCTCCTTCAAGCAATTTATGAGAAATGGAGAATCCTCTCCATCCAGCACTCAATCCAAACTTGTGAACAAGATACTTTGTGCTGAATTCTTGATCATCTTCATCCACCAACACAACTGTTTCATCATGTTTTGGCATATGGACATCACAGAATTTCTTGGGAAAACCCTGGAAAAAAGAAAGGGAGTTTCATTTTTGTGTTCTTGTGTCGATGTGTAGCCCATATAAGATACACACAGTGATAAAACGACTGTGTTTTGATCACTTACAAGCCAAAAGCCACCAGTAACATGTGATGGAAGCATCGGTTTAACAAAACTAGGAAACTCAGATGGGAGGCTTGCTTGGACTTCTTTAGCTCGCTCCGTAGCAGCGGATTTGGCTTGAGAATTAGGAGGTTGGATCCAATGCGCTGACTTCGGGTCATAGCTTTATGTTTTGCAGAATGGATCGAATGTATAGTGAGAAATAGTAGCTGAATGAGTTAACTTAATTGAAGAGTATTTGTGGAATATGAGCTAACCTTACTGATAGGTTCTGTTGAAGATCGAAACTCACCTGCAAAGAGAAGTAATCAATCAGGCAACTATTCACGAGGTAGACGGATTTCAAATTTCAACCTCAGTTTTCAGAATGCACGAAGGGTGTTCGCTGAAATGACTGACAAACAGAagataaagaaagaaaaataaaagggtCTCACAGTCTTCACCTTTTGCTTAGCCTTTTTCTGTAAAACCTTTTTCTTAATCTCCATTGCCTTTCTCTGTTTCCATTACAAACATAAGCACTTGAAGCACAACAAAACAGGTTACAATTTTTAGAGAGAGATATACCTTGGATGAAGTCAGAGGGCTTGTGTTAGTGGGTTTAGACTGGGGAGCAATCGCCATTAAGTTGTTCTTGAAGCACAACAAAAACAGGCGGAAATGAATTTGCTGTAAAGGAGAAGGAGGTGAAAGAGGTGGATAGAAAGGAAGAAAACTTTGACGTTCGATTTGAAAAAGAAGGAAGGGAATGAAAATGGAAATTTGTTGAAGGGTTTTGAAAAGGTGAGAAGTGATGGTGTTTTGGTACTGTCAGAGCATTTTACGCACACTGTCTTGGGAGATGAAGCGTTGATTTTGGAGCCAAATTTTGAACGAGGGTAATCCCTTCAAAACTTTTCAcaaatgaatattttttttagaGTGAATTACACTTTTGTTCCTTTTGGTTAGAATATATTTGCAAGTTTAGTCCAAGTTTTAGAAAATCGATGTGGTTGGTCTCCATGGTTTTAGAATGGAAATATGGAATAATGATTTAAAAGGGTTATATATTATTCAATTTGTATATATATAgtcactaagtttttttttttcgtccacatttgccccttccatatatatatatatatatatatatatatatatatatatatatatatatatatatatatatatatatatatatatatatatatatatatatatatatatatatatatatatatatatatatatatatatatataaccaaaaaaCCAATATAGATATCTattttgaaacataataacttaatcttcaaaaaaaaattacaaaaacccTAGAAAGATACCGACATGCCACTGTACGACAACTCACCACCGGACCACCCCAGTAAACCAGTTCTTCTCGAAGTCTCATCAATCCTCAACGGTCCTCTTCGCCATCTCTATTTTCTTCTTTTGCTTCCGTTTGACGCAGAAAAAATAAGGAAGAAAAAAGATTTTGTTAGCTTTTTCTTTGACTAGTGCGACCAACATGAAATAATTCATCTTTTAATTTGTTTCTAAAACCAACGCGATAGATGCGATCGTGAAAAAGAGTAATCTCTCTTCTGCAAAGTACTTTTGAGATGAAATGTCAAAAATTACATATATTTTGCTTGATTTTACTGTAAAAAATTACTAgccttattttattaatttttattttatttgttttaattacttttattttgtttatatatggcTTTTAATCATTATTTGTTATTTGCCAAAcacattttaatttttaattatttaagatGAATCTGCAATACTAAAAAGGCTACCAAAAAAACATTCACTTGTATACTATTATTAGAATTGAAAATATATTTGTTAACCGATAATTTGTTGTATTATTATTTTAACGTCTTTTTATTTTGTTAGCGATTAGTTGTTCAATGAAATCTATTAGTTATtagatattttattttttatttaaattgttaGTTGACTTTATT is part of the Lactuca sativa cultivar Salinas chromosome 7, Lsat_Salinas_v11, whole genome shotgun sequence genome and harbors:
- the LOC111895748 gene encoding B3 domain-containing protein Os01g0234100; its protein translation is MAIAPQSKPTNTSPLTSSKRKAMEIKKKVLQKKAKQKVSFDLQQNLSVSYDPKSAHWIQPPNSQAKSAATERAKEVQASLPSEFPSFVKPMLPSHVTGGFWLGFPKKFCDVHMPKHDETVVLVDEDDQEFSTKYLVHKFGLSAGWRGFSISHKLLEGDALVFQLIKNWKFKVYIARVNGLNEIDGALGLLNLVPCGMNLSQIERERDEEDMDQDRSLVVFNQSEASEGLRFSQSVVEFKNIKSIKDFNIVVDDLVIDSEIPKHFQIKYYDLCCSQNMYLHENLLKGLNVKLAVGIILETVTVSDAIKACKVTTSRDDFETWDKTLKAFEEVGMKVGFLRGRIGKLVGLLFESSEVLEVKRNEQMKAKEEFRVFNEKLLRVKEVIKNLDFEIESLKMKGEKLELVFCKEANAPW